The following are from one region of the Actinoplanes sp. L3-i22 genome:
- a CDS encoding helix-turn-helix domain-containing protein: MDPSLAELLDGIGPRLRRIRQDRGLTLDDLATATGLSVSTLSRLESGKRRPTLDLLIPLARTHRLALDHLIGAPNTGDPRAHLTPHRTEPRTGNPSVVVPLTTYPGRLQVFKQILGTGRDEPRLVSHPGHAWFYVLSGQVRLLLDDREQLLGPGDTAEFDTAEPHWFGPAGDRPAEILHLYGPHGDRPVTTSTS; this comes from the coding sequence GTGGACCCTTCCCTGGCCGAGCTGCTCGACGGCATCGGCCCCCGGTTGCGCCGGATCCGGCAGGACCGCGGCCTGACCCTGGACGACCTGGCCACCGCCACCGGCCTGTCGGTCAGCACGCTCTCCCGGCTGGAGTCCGGCAAGCGCCGGCCGACGCTCGACCTGCTGATCCCGCTGGCCCGCACCCATCGGCTGGCCCTCGACCACCTGATCGGGGCGCCGAACACCGGCGATCCCCGCGCGCACCTGACCCCGCACCGCACCGAGCCCCGGACCGGCAATCCCAGCGTGGTGGTGCCGTTGACGACGTACCCCGGACGCCTTCAGGTCTTCAAACAGATCCTCGGAACCGGCCGGGACGAGCCGCGACTCGTGTCCCACCCCGGCCACGCCTGGTTCTATGTGCTCTCCGGGCAGGTCCGGCTGCTGCTCGACGACCGCGAGCAGCTACTGGGGCCCGGGGACACGGCCGAGTTCGACACCGCCGAGCCGCACTGGTTCGGCCCGGCGGGTGACCGGCCCGCCGAGATCCTGCACCTCTACGGCCCGCACGGCGACCGGCCGGTCACCACGTCCACTTCGTGA